ACCTCGATCTTGTCGAGTCGCAGCGTTGCCGCAAGGAACAGGCTGTCACGCACCTGATTGCGCTGACTCGCCGGATCGTCGCTGAAGCGTCCGCTGAATGGGTCGGAAGAAAACTGGTCCATCTGCCGCTCGTGCCTAACTCGTTACGCGCGGAGTATAGTCCGACAATGGCTATCGAAACCGTTAACCGGCATCGAAATTACCGTCATCACTCCTCGCGGGAGACTTTTTCGTTGCGCTCGTGGCGCTCCTGCGCCTCAACGGTCATCGTCGCGATCGGGCGCGCTTCGAGCCGCGCGAGGCTGATCGGCTCGCCGCTCACCTCGCAATAGCCATATTCGCCCTCTTCGATCCGGCGCAGCGCGGCGTCGATCTTTGAGATCAGCTTGCGCTGGCGGTCGCGGGTGCGCAGTTCGATCGACCAGTCGGTCTCGCTCGATGCGCGGTCGGTCAGATCGGCCTCGCGCAGCGAATCGATCTGAAGCTGGTTGAGCGTCCCCGCCGCCTCGCGGTGGATCGCATCCTTCCAGGCAAGCAGCTTTTCGCGAAAATATTGCTGCTGCCGCGCATTCATGAACGGCTCGTCCGCGGTCGGACGATAGCCGTCAGGCAAATCGTTCGCGGCTACGGGTTTCGCTGGATCGTCGCGGTGTTCGAAAACGGTCGCCATCCCACACTCCACAACGGGATCGGATGGCCTTCGCCGATCTCGATCCCCGTATCCCCGGGGCGCCCTATATCCGGGCAAATTTCGTACCACAAGCTACCGAATCCATAGATTCGTGCGCCAAGCCGTTCTTGCCATGCGGGAAATTACACAGCGCTGAACCGGAGAGGTGCGATCGACGTCACCAATGCCGCAAATTGGTTAAGCTTTCGCGCACGATGGCCGACAGTTCCGTCCCCTAAAGGCACATTAACCATAGATGATGCGAGGCGGTCGCAGATAATTGTCCCCAAGCTGTGGAAAGCGTGGTTAACGACATTGCACTTAATACTTTCTTCTGCACTTCTCGGGCAATTACCCGCTGAACGGGTGCCTAGCGCACCCCTGGGTGACCAGGGACGAGAGAGAAGCAAAATGTCGGTTCGGATGGCCTTGGCAAAACTGTGCGCCTGCGCATGCGGCGGTGCCGTCGTCGGCGGCGGCGCGGTGCATGTCGCCGAAACCCGCGCCGAGCGCGGCTATCAGCAACAGCGTCAATCGGTGAAGCAGGGCGTGGTCCAGCGCCGCGTCGTCAAGCGCCCTCTGCGCAAGCGCGTCGTGCGCCGCACCGTAACTACCACTGCCCAGTGCCAGCCCCAGGTCGTGACCGTGACGTCACAGGGGACGGCGATCCCCCTGCCCCCCGCCCACCTATGGCTCAAGCGGTGAGATGCCCGTCGTCGGTGGCGGCGGTGGCGGCGGCGGTGGCGCCGCAGCGGCAGTGACCGGAGGCAGCAGCGGCGGTTTCGTTGGCGGATTCTTCGCTGGCGGATTCTTCGGCGGTTCGGGCGGCAGCAGCGGCAGCGGCGCGTCAGGCAGCGGCGGCATCGTCATTTCCTCGACCAGCAGCACCAGCGGCGGTTCGACATCGACCTCGGGCGGATCGACTTCGACCGGCGGCTCGTCGACTGGCGGTTCGTCCACCTCGACCGGTGGCTCGTCGAGCGGCAGCGTCAGCTCGACTTCCTCGACCGGTGGCTCGTCGACAGGTGGCTCGTCCACGTCGAGCGGCGCGGTCAGCTCGACCTCTTCGGGCGATGTCTCGTCCTCGACCGGCGGATCGTCCTCCTCCACATCGTCGGGCGGATCGTCGGGTGACGTGTCGTCGTCGACCGGTGGTTCGTCGTCGTCGACGTCGTCAGGCGCATCATCCAGCTCGACCTCGTCGGGCGGGTCCTCGTCCTCGACCAGCTCGGCCTCGGGCGGTTCGTCGGGCGACGTGTCGTCTTCGTCGAGCGGCAACGTCTCGTCCTCGGCATCGTCCTCGGGTGACGTGTCCTCGTCCACCTCGGCGTCCTCGTCGGGTGACGTGTCGTCGTCGACCTCGACCTCGGCCAGCTCGTCTGGCGATGTTTCGACCTCGTCGTCCAACTCGTCGGCTTCCTCGACCTCGGCCTCGTCCTCGGGCGACGTGTCGTCCTCGACCTCGAGCGGGTGGAGCACCTCGAGTGGGTGGAGCACCTCGACCAGCAGCTCGACTTCGTCGGGCACGTCGAGCGGCACCAGCAGCTCCTCGGGTGGTCCCGATCCGGTTCCCGCGCCGCCGATGGTGCTGCTGTTCGGCGCGGCCGCAGCGGCGCTGGTGGTGCGCAAGCGGTACCAGAACCGCAAGGCAAAGGACGCCGCGGCGGCCGAATAAGCGCCGCGGCGACCAGCGTCAGTCGGCGTCGATCAGTGCCTGTTCGATCTCCGGGATCGGATGACCGGTCAGCGTCTTGTCGATCTCGCCGGTCAGCCGCTCGCTCACCTCCTTGTGATAATGTTTGCGCAGTTCGCCTAGCGTGCGCGGCGGCGCGACGATGATCAGCGATTCGAAATCGTTGTTGAGCGCGCGCTTCTTCAGCAGTTCCGCCGTCTCCGCCGCGAACCGGTCTTCCTCCAGCTGGTGGAAATCGGTCTCCTCATAGGCGCTGCGCCCCGCCCCCCACGCTTGAAAAGGCACGGCCCGGAGCGTCGGTGCGCTGGTCGATATTGTCGGGGTTTTCCTGCACCCGTTTGCGCTCGACCTGAAGGTTGAGGTGAACATTGTCGCCCTCGTTCCTCAGGAACAGCATCTTGCGGCCATCGGCGACCACGACCATCGCATTGTGCGGAACGTGCATGAGTCTCTCCTTGATTGGTTACACAGGGTGAACGCACACCGCGCACACCGGGTTGCCTAGCCCCGCGCGGCTCGCCATAGCCTGCCCCCATGCATGACATTCGCGCGATCCGTGAGAACCCCGAGGCGTTCGACGCCGCCCTTGCCCGCCGTGGGGCCGAGCCGCAGGCTGAAATGCTGGTCGCGCTCGACGAAGCGCGCCGCGCGCTGACCACGCAGCAGCAGGAGGCGCAGACGCGGCGCAACGAGCTGTCGAAACAGGTCGGCCAGGCCAAGGCGGCGAAGGACGAAGACCGGGCCCAGGCGCTGATGGCCGAGGTCGGGCAGCTCAAACAGGTGCTGGAAGACCTCAACCTCGCCCAGAGCGCGGCGGACGAGGCACTGCGCACCGCGCTGGCGGCGATCCCCAATCTGCCCGCTGCGGACGTACCCGACGGGACGAGCGAGGACGATAATCAGTTGGTGCACACGGTTGGCACCCAGCCGGCCTTCGCCTTCACGCCCGGCGAGCATAACGAGTTCGGCCCTGCGCTGGGCCTCGATTTCGACACCGGCGCGATGCTCGGCGGGTCGCGCTTCACGCTGTTGCGCGGCGCGGCGGCGAAACTGCACCGTGCGCTCGGCCAGTTCATGCTCGACACGCTGACCGGCGCGCATGGGTATGAGGAATGCGTGCCGCCGGTACTCGTCCGCGACGAGATCATGTTCGGCACCGGCCAGCTGCCCAAATTCGCCGAGGATTCGTTCCGCACCACCGATGGCCGCTGGCTGATCCCGACGTCCGAAGTCAGCCTGACCAACAGCGTGCGCGAGCAGATTTTGAGCGGCGAGGAACTGCCGCTGCGCCTGACCGCGCTCACTCCCTGCTTCCGCTCGGAGGCAGGTGCTGCAGGTCGCGACACGCGCGGCTTCATCCGCCAGCATCAGTTCGAGAAGGTCGAGATGGTGTCGATCACCACTCCCGATCAGTCGGAGGCGGAGCATGAGCGGATGACCGCCTGCGCCGAGGAGATTCTCAAACGGCTCGGCCTGTCCTTCCGCCGCATGCTGCTGTGCGCGGGTGACATGGGGTTCAGCGCGACGCGGACCTATGACCTCGAAGTCTGGCTGCCCGGGCAGGCGCGCTATCGCGAGATTTCGTCCTGCTCGACATGTGGCGACTTCCAGGCCCGTCGGATGAATGCGCGCTATCGTGGCGCGGACGGAAAGCCGGCCTTCGTCCACACGCTCAACGGCTCGGGCCTCGCGGTCGGCCGCACGCTGGTCGCGGTATTGGAGAATTATCAGCAAGAGGATGGTGCAGTTTCGGTGCCCGACGTGCTCCAGCCCTATCTGCGCGGGGTCAACCGGCTCGAACCCGCCAGTTAGCGTGCCGCCGTATCTGGACCTGACGCATCGTGAATCGCTTGTTATGCTTGAACGGGCAATAGGTTGAACCGGGCGGATCATGCGGGGGATGAGGATCAGGACGGGGTTGATCGCGGCGCTGATGCTGGCGCCGCTGGCAGGTGGCTGTATTCCGCCGGGAGCGACGCCTTCTGCCCGCTCGGCCCCCGCGCCCCGACAGGTCGATCCGACGGCGGCCCCCCGGCGTGAGGACGTCCCCGCCCTCCCCGCGCCTGTCTCGGCGTGGGAGGCGCGGCGGGTGACTGCCGATGCGCGTGTCATTCCCGCGTCGGAATATGTCGTCGTGTCCGGCGACACGCTGCGCAAGATCGCGGACAGGACCGGTGCAGGATCTGAAGCGATCGCGCGTGCGAACAATATTCCCCCGCCCTACACGATTCGCGTCGGCCAGCGGTTGTCGATCCCGGGCGGGCGCTATCATCTGGTCCGCGCAGGTGAGACCGGCATCGCCATCGCCCGCGCCTATGGCGTCGACTGGGGCCGGGTGGTGACCGAGAACGACCTGACCGAACCCTATATCCTGCGTACCGGCATGCGGTTGCTGATCCCCGGCGACCCCCGGACGATGACGCTGGAGGAGCGCGCCGCCGCCTTCCGGCTCGACATCGACGATATCGTCACGGGCGGCCAGCCCGCCATTGCCGAGCGCGCGCGCCCGACCCCGCCGACCGCGTCCTCGGCGCGGGTACTGCCTCCCGACGCCGCAGTCGCCGCACCGACGACAACGCTGCGCGGTGGCTTTGCCTGGCCGGCGCGCGGCACCGTCATCCGTCGATTCGGTCCGATCGCCAGTGGCGAGCGGAGCGACGGGATCAAGATCGCGGTGCCGCTCGACACCCCGATCCTCGCCGCCGCCGACGGCACCGTCGCCTATGTCGGCAGCGAAATCCCCGCACTCGGCGGGCTGGTAATCCTTCAGCATGGCAGCGGCTGGACGAGCGTCTATGGCCATGCCGGGCAGCTGCTCGTCCAGCGCGGCCAGTCGGTGAAGCGTGGCCAGATGATCGCCCTGTCCGGCGACAGCGGAACGAACCGTGCGCAGCTGCATTTCGAGTTGCGCCAGGGACGCACCCCCGTCGATCCGATTCCCAGACTGCCCAGCCGTTGAACCGCCACCGCATCCCGACCCATGCCGCGCTCCGCCGGAAGTCGGGCGTATCACCCTGGGTGTCGATCGCCTGGCGCGTCGCCGCCGTGCTGGGCCTCTATGCCTTCGCGGTCGCCTTCCACTGGTTCGATCGCGAAGGGCTGCGCGACAATTTCGACGATCATATCAGCTTTCTCGACATCATCTATTTCACGATGATTTCGATCACGACGACCGGCTATGGCGACATCGTTCCGATCTCGCCCGGCGCGCGGATGTTCGACGCGCTGGTGGTGACGCCGATCCGCATCTTCGTGATCCTGATCTTCATCGGCACGACCTACCAATTCATCCTCAAACGCACATGGGACAGGTGGCGCATGGCGCAGATCCAGAAAATGCTCACCAACCACATCGTGGTCGCCGGGTTCGGCAAGACCGGCTCTGACGCGGTCAGCGAACTGGTCGCGCGCGGCACCGATCCCGCC
The genomic region above belongs to Sphingomonas sp. J315 and contains:
- the dksA gene encoding RNA polymerase-binding protein DksA, yielding MATVFEHRDDPAKPVAANDLPDGYRPTADEPFMNARQQQYFREKLLAWKDAIHREAAGTLNQLQIDSLREADLTDRASSETDWSIELRTRDRQRKLISKIDAALRRIEEGEYGYCEVSGEPISLARLEARPIATMTVEAQERHERNEKVSREE
- the serS gene encoding serine--tRNA ligase, encoding MHDIRAIRENPEAFDAALARRGAEPQAEMLVALDEARRALTTQQQEAQTRRNELSKQVGQAKAAKDEDRAQALMAEVGQLKQVLEDLNLAQSAADEALRTALAAIPNLPAADVPDGTSEDDNQLVHTVGTQPAFAFTPGEHNEFGPALGLDFDTGAMLGGSRFTLLRGAAAKLHRALGQFMLDTLTGAHGYEECVPPVLVRDEIMFGTGQLPKFAEDSFRTTDGRWLIPTSEVSLTNSVREQILSGEELPLRLTALTPCFRSEAGAAGRDTRGFIRQHQFEKVEMVSITTPDQSEAEHERMTACAEEILKRLGLSFRRMLLCAGDMGFSATRTYDLEVWLPGQARYREISSCSTCGDFQARRMNARYRGADGKPAFVHTLNGSGLAVGRTLVAVLENYQQEDGAVSVPDVLQPYLRGVNRLEPAS
- a CDS encoding M23 family metallopeptidase; amino-acid sequence: MRIRTGLIAALMLAPLAGGCIPPGATPSARSAPAPRQVDPTAAPRREDVPALPAPVSAWEARRVTADARVIPASEYVVVSGDTLRKIADRTGAGSEAIARANNIPPPYTIRVGQRLSIPGGRYHLVRAGETGIAIARAYGVDWGRVVTENDLTEPYILRTGMRLLIPGDPRTMTLEERAAAFRLDIDDIVTGGQPAIAERARPTPPTASSARVLPPDAAVAAPTTTLRGGFAWPARGTVIRRFGPIASGERSDGIKIAVPLDTPILAAADGTVAYVGSEIPALGGLVILQHGSGWTSVYGHAGQLLVQRGQSVKRGQMIALSGDSGTNRAQLHFELRQGRTPVDPIPRLPSR